The following proteins are co-located in the Halarcobacter sp. genome:
- the soxX gene encoding sulfur oxidation c-type cytochrome SoxX, translating into MKLIKSLAVATAISALAVTLSSANEDLVKKGEKIFNTKNLGNCLACHDANGKNIDGPGSMGPKLQALKYWPDEALYNKIYNPNTDNPISQMPAFGKNGWLSDGEIKAVIAYLKTID; encoded by the coding sequence ATGAAATTAATCAAAAGTTTAGCTGTAGCAACAGCTATCAGTGCACTTGCTGTTACTTTATCTTCAGCTAATGAAGATTTAGTAAAAAAAGGTGAAAAGATTTTTAATACTAAAAACTTAGGTAATTGTTTAGCTTGTCATGATGCAAATGGAAAAAATATAGATGGACCAGGAAGCATGGGACCAAAATTACAGGCTTTAAAATATTGGCCTGATGAAGCATTATATAACAAGATATATAATCCTAATACTGATAATCCAATTTCACAAATGCCTGCATTTGGGAAAAATGGATGGTTAAGTGATGGTGAAATAAAAGCAGTTATTGCTTATTTAAAAACAATAGATTAA
- a CDS encoding c-type cytochrome, whose product MFTLENITLKKTLVGLSIIATSLLTTACASNNSRSVDGAVKYEVKDGKYTSYHVNTQKVEKYNHGRTPTKTEIAAWNIDVMPDGTGLPEFDTKNGKIVLDEDGNPKKAEGSVEWGNELYDSQCAMCHGEFGTGGKGYPTLSAGTSSTDSLKNQLLNPADKNPGVEPPVKTIGTYWPYASTLFWYIQDAMPFPHPKSLSNSETYALVAYLLMENGIEIDGEELDEEYVLDRENFLKIKMPNKDGFYPNVDTPEDPKKGVENMKAFLSDSKNYGAGTRCMTDCIKGEVPVLRIKNELNDFEPPASTERSWKVAGAKEVTQAEKDYQTYCAACHANDAIGAPVVGNKDAWEAVLAKGKDAVYANGINGINAMPPKGGVDLSDADFKKIVDFMINSSK is encoded by the coding sequence ATGTTCACATTAGAAAACATCACGCTTAAAAAAACATTAGTTGGTTTAAGTATAATTGCTACATCATTATTAACTACTGCATGTGCTTCAAATAATAGCAGATCTGTTGATGGAGCTGTTAAATATGAAGTAAAAGATGGTAAATATACTTCGTATCATGTAAATACTCAAAAAGTAGAAAAATATAATCATGGTAGAACACCTACAAAAACAGAAATAGCAGCATGGAATATTGATGTAATGCCTGATGGAACTGGACTACCTGAATTTGATACAAAAAATGGAAAAATTGTTCTTGATGAAGATGGTAATCCCAAAAAAGCTGAAGGTTCAGTAGAATGGGGTAATGAATTATACGATTCTCAATGTGCAATGTGTCATGGTGAGTTTGGTACAGGTGGTAAAGGTTATCCAACATTATCAGCTGGAACTTCTTCAACAGATTCATTAAAAAATCAATTATTAAATCCAGCAGATAAAAATCCAGGTGTTGAACCACCAGTTAAAACTATTGGTACATATTGGCCATATGCAAGTACATTATTCTGGTATATTCAAGATGCAATGCCATTCCCTCATCCAAAATCATTGTCAAATAGTGAAACTTATGCTTTAGTTGCATACTTACTAATGGAAAATGGTATTGAGATTGATGGTGAAGAGCTTGATGAAGAGTATGTATTAGATAGAGAAAACTTTTTAAAAATAAAAATGCCAAATAAAGATGGATTTTATCCAAATGTAGACACACCAGAAGATCCTAAAAAAGGTGTAGAAAATATGAAAGCATTTTTAAGTGATTCTAAAAATTATGGTGCAGGTACAAGATGTATGACAGATTGTATTAAAGGGGAAGTACCAGTTCTTAGAATAAAAAATGAACTTAATGACTTTGAACCACCTGCATCTACTGAAAGATCATGGAAAGTTGCTGGTGCTAAAGAAGTTACTCAAGCTGAAAAAGATTATCAAACTTATTGTGCAGCTTGTCATGCAAATGATGCAATTGGTGCACCTGTAGTTGGAAACAAAGATGCTTGGGAAGCAGTTTTAGCAAAAGGTAAAGATGCTGTTTATGCTAATGGTATTAATGGTATTAATGCAATGCCTCCTAAAGGTGGTGTTGATTTATCAGATGCAGATTTTAAAAAGATTGTTGATTTTATGATCAACTCTAGTAAATAA
- the soxC gene encoding sulfite dehydrogenase: MTEVIKNSEKELSTVDNKKLSRRDFFRKTAVYSAGAIAAANVLSPVKLKADDATIVEEAEWGVKLGDPVTKNLYGIPSPYEHNNTRRTTDLLSSGDAYASVSMCPVHESEGIITPNGLFFTRDHGGTAHVDPSKFRLMIHGKVKREVVLTLDDLKKYPSESRIYFIECPANGSTGWRGPQFNNLQFMKGMMSCAQWTGVMLKTVLDDIGLEDDAVWMLSEGSDNAGNPRTIPVEKALDDAMLVWGQNGEALRPEQGYPLRLIVPGWEGNLNTKWLKRLEFSDKPWHSKEETSKYTMLQKTGKAIQYFWPNEVNSVVTSPCPEKPWTNLKKGDLVEIEGLAWSGHGTIKHVDISFDGGDNWIEASLKGLVLPKAWTRFSYIFKWEGKPMFLSSRAVDDAGNVQPTIDQETSVVGVESVYHRNAIVTWEVKSNGEVNNVHIRKHHA; this comes from the coding sequence ATGACGGAAGTTATCAAAAATTCTGAAAAAGAACTTTCAACTGTAGATAATAAAAAATTAAGCAGAAGAGACTTTTTTAGAAAAACTGCAGTTTATTCAGCGGGAGCTATTGCTGCAGCAAATGTTTTATCTCCAGTAAAACTAAAAGCAGATGATGCTACTATAGTTGAAGAAGCTGAATGGGGAGTAAAACTAGGTGATCCGGTTACTAAAAATCTATATGGAATACCTTCACCTTATGAACACAATAATACTAGAAGAACGACAGATCTTTTATCATCAGGTGATGCATATGCATCAGTATCGATGTGTCCTGTACATGAGTCTGAGGGGATAATAACTCCAAATGGTCTTTTCTTTACAAGAGATCATGGAGGAACTGCACATGTAGATCCAAGTAAATTTAGATTAATGATTCATGGAAAGGTTAAAAGAGAAGTTGTTTTAACTTTAGATGACTTAAAAAAATATCCAAGCGAAAGCAGAATTTACTTTATTGAGTGTCCTGCAAATGGTTCAACAGGATGGAGAGGACCACAATTTAATAATCTTCAATTTATGAAAGGTATGATGAGTTGTGCTCAATGGACAGGAGTTATGCTTAAAACTGTATTAGATGATATTGGTTTAGAGGATGATGCAGTTTGGATGTTATCAGAAGGTAGTGATAATGCTGGAAATCCAAGAACAATACCTGTTGAAAAAGCTTTAGATGATGCAATGCTTGTTTGGGGACAAAATGGAGAAGCATTGAGACCTGAACAAGGTTATCCATTAAGACTTATTGTTCCAGGTTGGGAAGGTAATCTAAATACTAAATGGTTAAAAAGATTAGAATTTTCAGATAAACCTTGGCATTCTAAAGAGGAAACATCTAAATATACGATGTTACAAAAAACTGGAAAAGCAATCCAATATTTTTGGCCAAATGAAGTTAACTCTGTAGTTACTTCACCATGTCCTGAAAAACCTTGGACTAACCTTAAAAAAGGTGATTTAGTTGAAATCGAAGGTTTAGCTTGGTCTGGTCACGGTACAATTAAGCATGTTGATATTTCTTTTGATGGTGGTGACAATTGGATTGAAGCTAGTTTAAAAGGATTAGTTTTACCAAAAGCATGGACAAGATTCTCTTATATCTTTAAATGGGAAGGGAAACCAATGTTTTTATCTAGTAGAGCAGTTGATGATGCAGGTAATGTTCAGCCAACTATTGATCAAGAAACTTCAGTAGTGGGTGTAGAATCTGTATATCATAGAAATGCAATTGTTACATGGGAAGTAAAATCGAATGGGGAGGTTAATAATGTTCACATTAGAAAACATCACGCTTAA
- a CDS encoding molybdopterin molybdotransferase MoeA yields the protein MKKYINYDESLTILSNMEFKGKNKEKLFLINALGRTIAEDIIANSNSPEHPTSGMDGYAIKFEDQKNEFIEIIDKNPAGIVIDSEVVLGTTIKTFTGSLMPKGADTLIPVENVEVKDNKIYIINSVPKGFAVRSIGENYKKGEILIKAGSVVGYAEIGVLASLNIGQIYVKKSPVVSIASTGSEILDIGEEQINNAQIRSSNHLTVEALAKKAGANTVQMGIVKDDMDTITEMMTNALEVSDILVTTGGVSKGDYDFVQDVVKERLGAEVLFHGVKVKPGGPLLIAKKENKLIISLPGFAYSSTVCAILYLIPTIYKFMGTKKTHKIVKAKIDRDFPRKMPKTVFTACNIKYEDGEYKIDFDGKKQGTSAILTNMLGTPALLIQKEDSEDIKANDLVDVLLLDELK from the coding sequence ATGAAAAAATATATCAATTATGATGAGTCTTTAACAATACTAAGTAATATGGAATTTAAAGGAAAAAATAAGGAAAAACTTTTTTTAATCAATGCACTCGGTAGAACCATTGCTGAGGACATAATAGCGAATAGTAATTCACCTGAGCACCCTACTTCGGGTATGGATGGTTATGCCATAAAATTTGAAGATCAAAAAAATGAATTTATAGAGATAATAGATAAAAATCCAGCTGGTATAGTAATAGATTCTGAAGTTGTTTTAGGTACTACAATTAAAACTTTTACAGGTTCACTTATGCCAAAAGGTGCAGATACTTTAATACCTGTAGAAAATGTTGAAGTAAAAGATAATAAAATTTATATAATAAATAGTGTACCGAAAGGGTTTGCTGTAAGAAGTATTGGTGAAAACTATAAAAAAGGGGAAATACTTATTAAAGCAGGTTCTGTTGTAGGTTATGCAGAGATAGGCGTTTTGGCTTCATTAAATATTGGACAAATATATGTTAAAAAGTCTCCTGTAGTAAGTATTGCTAGTACAGGTAGTGAGATATTAGATATAGGTGAAGAACAAATAAATAATGCACAAATAAGAAGTTCTAACCATCTTACTGTTGAAGCCTTAGCAAAAAAAGCTGGAGCAAATACTGTTCAAATGGGTATAGTAAAAGATGATATGGATACTATAACGGAGATGATGACAAATGCTTTAGAAGTATCAGATATATTAGTAACCACTGGTGGAGTATCAAAAGGTGATTATGACTTTGTTCAAGATGTAGTAAAAGAAAGATTAGGTGCAGAAGTTTTATTTCATGGGGTAAAAGTTAAACCAGGTGGTCCCCTTTTAATTGCTAAAAAAGAGAATAAACTTATTATCTCATTACCAGGATTTGCATACTCTTCAACAGTGTGTGCTATCTTATATCTTATCCCAACGATATACAAATTTATGGGTACTAAAAAGACACACAAAATAGTTAAAGCTAAAATTGATAGAGACTTTCCACGAAAAATGCCAAAAACAGTATTTACTGCTTGTAATATAAAATATGAAGATGGTGAATATAAAATTGATTTTGATGGTAAAAAACAAGGAACTAGTGCAATTTTAACAAATATGTTAGGAACACCTGCCTTATTAATTCAAAAAGAAGATAGTGAAGATATAAAAGCTAATGATTTAGTTGATGTATTATTACTAGATGAATTGAAATAA
- a CDS encoding DMT family transporter yields the protein MKEGQVYLLLGLCVLFWSGNFVLGRFVSSEMQAVELAFFRWLFVVILTIPLLFKIDIKKVIKVYKENFLFLSFLAFIGITLFNTLVYIALHTTTATNALLINSIIPILILILSFLILKTKISKLQTIGILLSTFGVIFLVLKGNLSSIFHLEFTKGDLWIIASSITWATYSTLIKLKPKALTHLELFILIVYVGFIFLLPWYLIQGYSIQRELTILQNNWYFFVYVSVFASLTSFYLWHLGIEEIGAEKTGQFTHLMPLFGASLAFIFLDEIPHLYHLIGALFIGVGIYLSLFIKKQKYNT from the coding sequence ATGAAAGAGGGACAAGTATATTTATTATTAGGACTTTGTGTTTTATTTTGGTCTGGAAATTTTGTTTTAGGAAGATTTGTTAGCTCAGAGATGCAAGCAGTAGAATTAGCTTTTTTTAGATGGCTATTTGTTGTAATATTAACAATTCCTTTATTGTTTAAAATAGATATTAAAAAAGTTATTAAAGTATATAAAGAGAATTTTTTATTTCTTTCTTTTTTAGCTTTTATAGGAATCACTCTATTTAATACATTAGTATATATAGCATTGCATACAACAACTGCTACAAATGCACTATTAATTAATTCTATTATTCCTATATTGATTTTAATACTCTCTTTTTTAATATTAAAAACAAAAATTTCAAAACTTCAAACAATAGGAATCTTATTATCAACTTTTGGTGTAATATTTTTAGTATTAAAGGGTAACTTGTCAAGTATATTTCACTTAGAGTTTACAAAAGGTGATTTATGGATTATTGCTAGTTCTATAACTTGGGCAACATACTCAACACTTATAAAGCTAAAACCTAAAGCATTAACACACCTTGAACTGTTTATATTAATTGTATATGTTGGATTTATATTTTTATTACCTTGGTATCTAATACAAGGATATTCAATACAAAGAGAATTAACTATTTTACAAAACAACTGGTATTTTTTTGTATATGTATCAGTATTTGCATCTTTAACATCTTTTTATTTATGGCATTTAGGGATAGAAGAGATAGGTGCAGAAAAAACAGGACAATTTACCCATCTTATGCCTCTTTTTGGAGCAAGCTTAGCATTTATATTTTTAGATGAGATACCACATCTTTACCATTTAATAGGTGCATTGTTTATAGGTGTAGGAATCTATTTATCTTTATTTATAAAAAAACAAAAATATAATACATAG
- the rmuC gene encoding DNA recombination protein RmuC — protein sequence MQIDSNLFIVISFLIGLIVSGLVIWLILRQKVNTLEEKLELIKNSYEEKIELLETNFADTIEYEKSKAKIKYNSLLESFKDKKEQLKNEFIIKEENLKEKIELLENSKLRLKEEFENLANKLFEENTKKSSNNLNQMLNPFKEQLASFGKRVNDIYNEETKQRVSLLTEIKNLKDLNNQISQDAINLTKALKGENKTQGDWGELILSKILEQTGLREGVEYSTQGSYTDENGKRLRPDVIVHLPQDKDIVIDSKVSLSSYLKYTEAQNDVEKELATKELIKSIYTHIKGLSVKSYENIDAVKTLDFVLMFIPIEGAFMLAASNDNNLFKTAFENNIMLVSPSTLFATLRTIENIWRYEHQNENALLISKKAADLYDKFAGFVTDMEAIGLNINRTNKAYDDAMNKLTTGKGNLIRRSEEFIELGVKTKKRIDSQKLLED from the coding sequence ATGCAAATTGATAGTAATCTATTTATAGTTATATCATTTTTAATAGGTTTAATTGTTTCAGGATTAGTGATTTGGCTAATCTTGCGACAAAAAGTAAATACTTTAGAAGAAAAACTTGAATTAATTAAAAACTCTTATGAAGAAAAAATAGAACTACTAGAAACAAATTTTGCGGATACAATTGAATATGAAAAAAGTAAAGCCAAGATTAAATACAACTCTTTGCTTGAATCTTTTAAAGATAAAAAAGAACAATTAAAAAATGAATTTATAATTAAAGAAGAGAATTTAAAAGAAAAAATAGAACTTTTAGAAAATTCAAAACTTAGATTAAAAGAGGAGTTTGAAAATCTTGCAAATAAACTTTTTGAAGAAAATACTAAAAAATCTTCAAATAACTTAAATCAGATGTTAAATCCATTTAAAGAGCAATTAGCCTCTTTTGGAAAAAGGGTAAATGATATCTATAATGAAGAAACAAAACAAAGAGTTTCATTACTTACTGAGATTAAAAATCTAAAAGATCTAAATAATCAAATTTCACAAGATGCCATTAATTTAACTAAAGCTTTAAAAGGTGAAAATAAAACTCAAGGTGATTGGGGAGAATTAATACTTTCTAAAATCTTAGAACAAACAGGTTTAAGGGAAGGGGTAGAATATAGTACACAAGGCTCTTACACCGATGAAAATGGAAAAAGACTAAGACCAGATGTAATTGTGCATCTTCCACAAGACAAAGATATAGTTATTGATTCTAAAGTATCACTTAGTTCTTATTTGAAGTATACAGAAGCACAAAATGATGTGGAAAAAGAGCTTGCAACTAAAGAGTTAATAAAATCAATATATACTCATATAAAAGGTTTAAGTGTTAAAAGTTATGAAAATATTGATGCTGTTAAAACATTAGATTTTGTTTTAATGTTTATACCTATTGAAGGGGCTTTTATGTTAGCTGCTTCAAATGATAATAATCTTTTTAAAACAGCTTTTGAAAACAATATTATGCTGGTGTCTCCTTCAACTTTATTTGCAACATTAAGAACAATAGAAAATATATGGAGATATGAACATCAAAATGAAAATGCATTATTAATCTCTAAAAAAGCAGCTGATTTATATGATAAGTTTGCAGGTTTTGTAACTGATATGGAAGCTATTGGACTTAATATAAATAGAACTAATAAAGCTTATGATGATGCTATGAATAAATTAACTACAGGTAAAGGTAATCTTATAAGAAGAAGTGAAGAGTTTATTGAACTTGGTGTTAAAACTAAAAAAAGAATTGACTCTCAAAAACTTTTAGAAGATTAA
- a CDS encoding M48 family metallopeptidase, protein MLEVFVISYCLYFLVSIYTSFMQIGFVKNAKNMKPIILDENRYAEAANYTIEKEKVTIVSSFYSFILFIIWIGFGLKTLDSLILIESSILKAVVFINLFIIINWLLGLPFDLYSTFKLDKKYGFSNMTPALFIKDTIKTGILFLLFGSIVIAAISWIIGNFSTWWIWGFVFIFSVIILINMLYPVIRDKMFDKFEALKDKELEEKIINLLNQVGFKSSGVFSVDASKRDNRLNAYFGGLGSTKRVVLFDTLIEKLSHNELLAVLGHELGHFKNGDILKNIGIMGVVMFVFFAIFGNLSDEIFLGLGLNNEPYAIIAVFLLFSPILSFFLMPLISLISRHNEYAADEFGSNMQSKEDLISALLKLANENKSFPLSHPLYIFFYYSHPPLVERFKELGYNVHENSEEALKDSIYADAN, encoded by the coding sequence GTGTTAGAAGTATTTGTTATTTCTTATTGTTTATATTTTTTAGTTTCTATATATACATCATTTATGCAAATAGGTTTTGTTAAAAATGCAAAAAATATGAAGCCTATTATTTTAGATGAAAATAGATACGCTGAAGCAGCGAATTATACAATTGAAAAAGAAAAAGTTACAATTGTTTCATCGTTTTACAGCTTTATTTTATTTATTATTTGGATTGGTTTTGGTCTAAAAACTTTAGACTCTTTAATTTTAATAGAATCAAGTATCTTAAAAGCTGTGGTTTTTATCAATTTATTTATTATTATAAATTGGTTACTTGGCTTACCTTTTGATTTATATTCAACTTTTAAACTTGATAAAAAATATGGTTTTTCAAATATGACACCAGCTTTATTTATAAAAGATACAATAAAAACTGGTATTTTATTTTTATTATTTGGTTCAATTGTAATTGCTGCAATCTCTTGGATTATAGGTAACTTTTCTACTTGGTGGATTTGGGGATTTGTTTTTATTTTTTCAGTTATTATTTTAATAAATATGTTGTATCCAGTTATTAGAGATAAGATGTTTGATAAGTTTGAAGCTTTAAAAGATAAAGAATTGGAAGAAAAAATTATAAACTTGTTAAATCAAGTTGGTTTTAAAAGTTCAGGTGTTTTTTCTGTTGATGCAAGTAAAAGAGACAATAGACTAAATGCATATTTTGGTGGTTTAGGTAGTACAAAAAGAGTAGTGCTTTTTGATACTTTAATTGAAAAATTATCACATAATGAATTGTTGGCAGTTTTAGGTCACGAATTGGGACACTTTAAAAATGGAGATATATTAAAAAATATTGGTATCATGGGTGTAGTAATGTTTGTTTTCTTTGCTATATTTGGTAACTTAAGTGATGAGATATTTTTAGGTTTAGGTTTAAATAATGAACCATATGCAATCATCGCAGTATTTTTACTATTTTCTCCTATTCTTTCATTTTTCCTTATGCCTTTGATTTCATTGATTTCTAGACACAATGAATATGCAGCAGATGAGTTTGGATCAAATATGCAAAGTAAAGAGGATTTGATAAGTGCTTTATTAAAACTTGCCAATGAGAATAAATCATTTCCTTTATCTCATCCTTTATATATTTTCTTTTATTACTCTCATCCACCTTTAGTTGAGAGATTTAAAGAACTAGGTTATAATGTTCATGAAAATAGTGAAGAAGCTCTAAAAGACAGTATTTACGCCGATGCAAATTGA
- a CDS encoding GGDEF domain-containing protein has product MAKYVIACIDNNIEVLDTLYNKISRIVDSDYIVESYISTEQALIGCYNYIIAGNEILITILGNDNSKMDCDKFVIELYKNSPTTRNILFEDIVSIDSLSKIINNASVYQIIPRKFDTVDFELIILEAIKQNAQDRRLMDYQRVLESAVEKRTRELNDINVKLEVLATTDALTGVSNRRSFYESSAPMVNYARRENKKLAILMIDIDKFKMINDIFGHSAGDKVIKEMAIKARDTLRKSDIFGRLGGEEFAAVLPNTSERGALKAAENIRNEIENLEIETLKEEKIRFTVSIGVTMLHHDDPNLETILHRADLALYEAKRQGRNKVCLSKDDLNEDN; this is encoded by the coding sequence ATGGCTAAGTATGTAATTGCATGTATTGATAATAATATTGAAGTATTAGATACATTATATAATAAAATATCTAGAATAGTGGATTCTGATTATATAGTAGAAAGTTATATTAGTACAGAACAGGCCTTAATAGGTTGTTACAACTACATAATTGCAGGAAATGAAATACTTATTACTATATTAGGAAATGATAATTCTAAGATGGATTGTGATAAGTTCGTTATTGAATTATATAAAAACTCACCAACTACAAGAAATATACTTTTTGAAGATATTGTTAGTATCGATTCTTTATCTAAAATAATAAATAATGCCTCAGTTTATCAAATCATCCCAAGAAAATTTGACACTGTAGATTTTGAATTAATAATATTAGAAGCTATTAAGCAAAATGCACAAGATAGAAGACTTATGGACTATCAAAGAGTATTAGAAAGTGCTGTTGAAAAAAGAACAAGAGAGTTAAATGATATAAATGTAAAACTTGAAGTTTTAGCTACGACAGATGCTTTAACAGGTGTAAGTAACAGAAGAAGCTTTTATGAATCGTCTGCTCCAATGGTTAATTATGCAAGACGTGAAAATAAAAAACTAGCTATATTAATGATAGACATTGATAAGTTTAAAATGATAAATGATATTTTTGGACATTCAGCTGGAGATAAAGTTATTAAAGAAATGGCAATAAAAGCTAGAGATACCTTAAGAAAATCAGATATTTTCGGAAGACTTGGTGGAGAAGAGTTTGCTGCAGTTTTACCAAATACTTCTGAAAGAGGAGCTTTAAAAGCTGCTGAAAATATTAGAAATGAAATTGAAAATTTAGAAATAGAAACTTTAAAAGAGGAAAAAATAAGGTTTACAGTAAGTATTGGAGTTACAATGCTTCATCATGACGACCCAAATCTTGAAACAATACTTCATAGAGCAGATTTAGCTTTATACGAAGCAAAACGTCAAGGAAGAAACAAAGTTTGTCTTTCTAAAGATGACCTTAACGAAGATAATTGA
- a CDS encoding YbgC/FadM family acyl-CoA thioesterase produces MKIRVYYEDTDCGGIVYFANYLKFCERARSNIFFEKGLSPHQDTEFFVVKGIEAEYIKSAKFGDLLDVTTKVLSKTAVRVEILQEVYRENELLFFSKVKLVYLKNSKPARIPKQILEIFE; encoded by the coding sequence ATGAAAATAAGAGTCTATTATGAAGATACAGATTGTGGTGGGATAGTTTATTTTGCAAACTACTTAAAATTTTGTGAAAGAGCTAGAAGTAATATATTTTTTGAAAAAGGCTTGTCTCCTCATCAAGATACTGAGTTTTTTGTTGTTAAAGGTATTGAAGCTGAGTATATAAAATCTGCAAAATTTGGTGACCTTTTAGATGTTACTACAAAAGTACTGTCAAAAACTGCTGTAAGAGTAGAAATATTACAAGAAGTTTATAGAGAGAATGAACTACTTTTTTTTTCAAAAGTTAAGTTAGTTTATTTAAAAAACTCAAAGCCTGCAAGAATTCCAAAACAAATTTTAGAAATTTTTGAATAA